In Thalassotalea sp. Sam97, a single window of DNA contains:
- a CDS encoding YacL family protein, giving the protein MEYTFRSDFITAKATAEFNYEHQIIAYWLENEVADNKLKLTEIIAQLEQLTENNQELELPGQEYSILIEDGEVYVSANATLHAESLPEHLPEYLQSDVDDFEQNQQASCGLEDFLQMLNDWREFLLNYHR; this is encoded by the coding sequence ATGGAATATACTTTTCGTTCTGACTTTATTACGGCTAAAGCCACGGCTGAATTTAACTATGAGCATCAAATCATAGCCTATTGGTTGGAAAATGAAGTTGCTGACAATAAGCTAAAGTTAACCGAAATCATTGCACAATTAGAGCAATTAACAGAGAATAATCAAGAGCTTGAGTTGCCTGGGCAAGAGTACTCAATTTTGATCGAAGACGGTGAGGTTTACGTATCAGCTAACGCAACCTTACATGCCGAATCATTACCTGAGCATTTGCCCGAGTATTTACAAAGCGATGTTGATGACTTTGAACAAAACCAACAGGCATCATGTGGTTTAGAAGACTTTTTACAGATGTTGAACGATTGGCGCGAATTTTTATTAAATTATCATCGTTAA
- a CDS encoding efflux RND transporter periplasmic adaptor subunit: MTQQPQTQTSKPSRLKRIVLPIIIVVVGLLVMGVLSSMAPAPEKKPSDAKPPLVSVMDIKTDDVTFYVTSQGSVMPRTETLLISEVAGQVIYVSDKLRVGGYFSKGEILLEVDPIVYEVNVLQAQSRLESAQASFIEEQARAEQAKQEWQLTGKPLSKAPILALRKPQVQKAQADVKAAKADLKEAQTKLARTKIKAPYDALIAEKHVDIGQYVSTGSQLAKTYAIDYAEVRLPIKQADLQYLRLPKLNRPTEQISKVTLSAQQGQIAQQWSSFVARYEGVVSNESRVHYLVAQIDDPYNLNNQESDSEARMGMFVRASIEGKLARNVVILPQQVIHGADTVYVVEKDNTLSVVNVDILRAEGNRVYVKNTFTPKQRIITSNLRTAIPGMPVRIEGEKQTTNDDTLLAGE, from the coding sequence ATGACACAACAACCTCAGACACAAACCAGCAAGCCATCTCGATTAAAGCGTATTGTTTTACCAATCATCATTGTTGTTGTTGGTTTGCTGGTGATGGGGGTATTGTCATCGATGGCACCTGCTCCCGAGAAAAAGCCAAGCGATGCTAAACCACCATTGGTATCGGTAATGGATATTAAAACGGATGATGTCACATTTTATGTTACCAGCCAGGGTAGCGTCATGCCACGAACCGAAACACTGTTGATTTCGGAAGTGGCAGGGCAAGTGATTTATGTGTCTGACAAGCTAAGAGTCGGCGGGTATTTCAGTAAAGGTGAAATATTACTTGAAGTTGACCCTATTGTTTATGAAGTAAATGTGCTGCAAGCACAATCGCGATTAGAGTCAGCGCAAGCTTCTTTCATAGAAGAGCAGGCTCGCGCAGAGCAAGCCAAACAAGAATGGCAATTAACTGGTAAGCCATTATCTAAAGCGCCTATATTAGCGTTACGTAAACCACAAGTACAAAAGGCGCAAGCCGATGTCAAAGCAGCTAAAGCCGATTTAAAAGAAGCACAAACCAAATTAGCCCGAACGAAAATTAAAGCCCCTTATGATGCGCTGATAGCAGAAAAACATGTCGATATCGGTCAGTACGTGTCAACGGGAAGTCAATTGGCGAAAACGTATGCGATAGATTACGCAGAAGTTCGCTTGCCAATTAAACAAGCTGATTTACAGTATTTACGCTTACCAAAGCTTAATCGCCCGACTGAGCAGATCAGTAAGGTAACCCTCAGTGCACAACAAGGCCAAATAGCTCAGCAATGGTCATCGTTTGTGGCTCGCTATGAAGGCGTAGTGAGTAATGAGTCTCGGGTACACTACCTCGTTGCGCAAATTGATGATCCGTATAATTTGAATAACCAAGAAAGCGATAGCGAAGCACGTATGGGCATGTTTGTTCGTGCCAGTATTGAAGGCAAGTTAGCACGTAATGTGGTGATCTTACCTCAACAAGTTATTCATGGCGCTGATACCGTCTATGTCGTTGAGAAGGATAATACTTTAAGCGTGGTTAATGTTGATATTTTGCGTGCCGAAGGCAATCGAGTCTACGTTAAGAATACTTTTACCCCCAAGCAACGCATTATTACCAGTAATTTGCGTACCGCCATACCGGGGATGCCTGTGCGTATCGAGGGTGAAAAGCAAACAACGAACGATGATACCTTGCTAGCGGGAGAATAA
- a CDS encoding efflux RND transporter permease subunit produces MAAIQEKLTGLIAWFARNHVAANLLMIFIIIMGSYSYSTITKKMFPEFSPNTIMIQVVHLGASPADVEQSVVLQIEEKLENIQGLKRITSEATEGLASITIEINSGYSLQDKLDEVQMQVDTITTFPAQIERPLVMKQEFQMDVMWVSVNGDMDRRTRQELAQDIKDEIIALPDVNIAEVVGLRDYEISVEISELKLLEYGLSFDEISQAIKRSSLDLPGGTIKSSGGYIQLRTDGQAYTGREFSDLVLRTNPDGTRLTLGDIATVKDTFVEDEGFARFDGKNTTSIRIRSTSNQNDLAIAEQVYDYVERKQQTLPPGVNIDVFADSSFYLSERLNMMISNLALGALLVFIVLTLFLRIRVAFWVMVGIPICFLGAFTFMPLLGEWSVTINLLSLFAFIMVLGIVVDDAIVIGESVYSEIQHKGHSVDNVIRGAHRVAMPATFGVLTTIAAFAPLLFIDSNISGFFRAIAIVVILCLLFSIIESKWILPAHLARMNFKEIDPDNAHIVHRVQLRFKAWLDKFIKTRYQPLLRTALRARYNTMAVFIALFFISIGLIQGSLVKTEFFPTVPSDFIQGQLVMEDGTAPERRNAALERVAQAGYQVAENNVHNGEGFLQHLMVYTNGNLAGGFMMELNKAEQRELDAFAIEKLWRQQIGEIPGVKELRLFAGTNTGGGAALEFQLNGSDEYQLEQAGIEVQEKLAEYDGVYDIRNSFSRGSEEIKLSIRPEAEVLGISLSDLAKQVRQAFYGDEAQRIQRGRDEVKVMVRYPESDRRSLSDLENMWVRTPTGSEVPFYQVADIEIGQGFSKITRINNKRTVVIRAEIDSEKVESRKILAEFNNDIIPNILARYPSVAYGMEGATKEQQDFAMQLGFSAATALFLIYCLIAIPTKSYSQPLVIMSVIPFGIIGAIWGHMILGKTINMMSMYGFIALSGVVVNDSLILVDFINRAKQSGKRMHDIVVDAGMLRFRAILLTSLTTFFGILPIYFETSLQAQFIIPMAISLGFGIMFATVITLFLIPALYMIREDIRHKLKRTKVKVAEIAG; encoded by the coding sequence ATGGCCGCCATACAAGAAAAGTTAACAGGATTAATCGCTTGGTTTGCTAGAAACCACGTTGCCGCCAATTTATTGATGATATTTATCATCATTATGGGTAGCTATTCCTACAGTACCATCACCAAGAAAATGTTTCCCGAGTTTAGTCCCAATACCATTATGATCCAGGTGGTGCATTTAGGGGCGTCACCCGCCGATGTTGAGCAGTCAGTTGTTTTGCAAATTGAAGAGAAGCTGGAAAACATCCAAGGCCTTAAACGTATCACCTCCGAAGCCACCGAGGGCTTGGCATCGATCACCATTGAAATAAATTCGGGCTATTCGTTGCAAGATAAACTCGATGAAGTACAGATGCAGGTAGATACCATTACCACATTTCCAGCCCAAATTGAGCGCCCGTTGGTGATGAAACAAGAATTTCAAATGGATGTGATGTGGGTGTCGGTTAACGGCGATATGGATCGACGCACTCGCCAAGAGCTGGCGCAAGACATTAAAGATGAAATCATTGCCTTACCTGATGTTAATATTGCCGAAGTTGTCGGCTTGCGTGATTATGAAATTTCAGTGGAAATCTCTGAACTTAAATTACTTGAATACGGTTTAAGTTTTGATGAAATATCACAGGCCATTAAGCGTTCATCACTGGATTTACCCGGTGGTACTATCAAATCGTCAGGCGGTTACATTCAATTAAGAACGGATGGCCAAGCCTACACCGGCAGAGAGTTCTCGGATTTGGTACTGCGCACCAACCCAGACGGTACCCGTTTAACCTTAGGTGATATTGCTACCGTTAAAGATACCTTTGTTGAGGATGAGGGCTTCGCTCGGTTTGATGGTAAAAACACCACCAGCATTCGTATTCGCTCGACCAGTAACCAAAACGATTTAGCCATCGCTGAACAAGTTTATGATTATGTCGAACGCAAACAGCAAACTTTGCCTCCTGGGGTGAATATTGATGTATTCGCCGATTCATCATTTTATTTATCAGAACGCTTAAATATGATGATCAGTAACTTAGCATTGGGTGCCTTGTTAGTATTCATTGTTCTAACACTGTTTTTGCGAATACGCGTTGCTTTTTGGGTTATGGTCGGTATTCCCATTTGTTTCTTGGGCGCATTTACCTTTATGCCACTGTTAGGTGAATGGTCAGTGACCATTAACTTACTGAGCTTGTTCGCCTTTATTATGGTGCTTGGTATTGTTGTTGATGACGCGATTGTTATTGGCGAGAGTGTTTATAGTGAAATTCAGCATAAAGGTCACAGTGTCGATAACGTCATTCGCGGTGCTCATCGAGTTGCTATGCCGGCAACATTTGGTGTACTAACGACTATCGCGGCCTTTGCGCCATTATTATTTATCGATTCCAATATTAGTGGCTTTTTCCGAGCCATCGCCATTGTGGTGATTTTGTGTTTATTGTTTTCGATTATCGAGTCAAAATGGATTTTGCCGGCGCATTTAGCACGGATGAACTTTAAAGAAATCGACCCAGACAATGCGCATATTGTCCACAGAGTGCAATTACGCTTTAAAGCATGGCTAGATAAATTTATTAAAACCCGTTACCAACCATTGCTGCGCACCGCATTGCGTGCTCGCTATAACACCATGGCAGTGTTTATTGCTTTGTTCTTTATTTCCATTGGGTTGATTCAAGGTTCATTAGTCAAAACAGAGTTTTTCCCAACGGTACCAAGTGATTTTATTCAAGGTCAGTTAGTCATGGAAGATGGCACCGCGCCAGAGCGTCGTAATGCGGCACTGGAACGTGTAGCCCAAGCGGGGTATCAAGTTGCCGAAAATAATGTCCATAACGGTGAAGGCTTCTTACAGCACTTAATGGTGTATACCAACGGAAACTTAGCAGGCGGCTTTATGATGGAACTTAATAAAGCCGAACAAAGGGAGTTAGATGCCTTTGCCATAGAAAAATTATGGCGCCAACAAATTGGTGAAATCCCGGGGGTTAAAGAGTTGCGGTTATTTGCCGGTACAAACACCGGCGGTGGTGCGGCGCTTGAATTTCAACTAAATGGTAGCGATGAATATCAGCTTGAACAGGCGGGTATTGAAGTACAAGAAAAACTGGCGGAGTACGATGGTGTTTATGATATTCGCAACTCATTTAGCCGTGGTAGTGAAGAAATTAAGTTGTCGATTCGCCCAGAAGCAGAAGTACTTGGGATTAGCTTATCGGACTTAGCCAAACAGGTACGCCAAGCGTTCTATGGTGATGAAGCACAGCGTATTCAGCGTGGTCGCGATGAAGTCAAAGTCATGGTGCGTTATCCTGAAAGTGATCGTCGCTCACTGAGTGATTTAGAGAACATGTGGGTGCGTACACCAACCGGTAGCGAGGTGCCATTTTATCAGGTAGCGGATATTGAAATAGGCCAGGGCTTTTCAAAAATCACTCGTATCAACAATAAACGTACCGTGGTGATCCGTGCCGAAATCGATAGTGAAAAAGTAGAATCTCGGAAAATTTTGGCGGAATTTAATAATGATATTATCCCCAATATTTTGGCTCGTTACCCATCGGTTGCCTACGGCATGGAAGGGGCAACCAAAGAGCAACAAGACTTTGCCATGCAACTTGGCTTTTCCGCAGCAACGGCGCTGTTTTTAATATACTGTTTAATCGCTATTCCAACCAAGTCGTACAGCCAACCATTGGTGATTATGTCAGTGATCCCATTTGGGATTATTGGCGCTATTTGGGGGCATATGATTTTAGGCAAAACCATCAACATGATGTCAATGTATGGGTTTATCGCACTTTCTGGTGTTGTGGTGAATGATTCGTTGATTTTGGTCGATTTTATTAATCGCGCCAAGCAGTCAGGCAAGCGCATGCATGACATTGTTGTTGACGCCGGTATGCTACGTTTTCGGGCAATCTTGTTGACCTCATTAACGACATTTTTCGGTATTTTGCCGATCTACTTTGAAACCAGTTTGCAGGCGCAATTTATCATTCCTATGGCGATTTCATTAGGCTTTGGTATTATGTTTGCAACCGTTATTACACTGTTCTTAATTCCGGCGTTGTATATGATCCGCGAAGATATTCGCCATAAACTCAAGCGCACTAAGGTTAAGGTTGCAGAAATAGCGGGTTAA
- a CDS encoding esterase/lipase family protein yields the protein MKIVILHGLFMNKLIMAPLALRLEQLGYNVVNISYPSTNADKSRLFEHIDEQVGEGPAVLLGHSLGGLVITDYLVHQDVSVERVPMVITLGTPHQGAQIAKDMKRVNIDNLLGSSTQFGLLPTDMSKTWPVPQKLISIAGKVKLGARPLLDRVWRDEIEESDGTVSINETQIPGMSEHIVVKHSHTSMVYSREVVNIIDKQCKALNLA from the coding sequence ATGAAAATAGTCATATTACATGGGTTGTTTATGAATAAGCTCATTATGGCGCCGCTGGCGTTACGTCTCGAGCAGCTTGGCTATAATGTCGTTAATATTTCATACCCGAGCACTAATGCCGATAAATCACGTTTATTCGAGCATATTGACGAGCAAGTAGGTGAGGGGCCGGCGGTACTGCTTGGCCATTCATTAGGTGGTTTAGTGATAACGGACTATCTTGTTCATCAAGATGTGTCGGTTGAGCGTGTGCCTATGGTCATTACCTTAGGCACGCCACATCAAGGCGCACAAATTGCCAAAGACATGAAGCGGGTGAATATTGATAACCTACTAGGTTCATCAACCCAATTTGGCTTATTACCAACCGATATGTCAAAAACTTGGCCGGTTCCGCAAAAATTGATATCGATCGCCGGTAAGGTAAAACTCGGTGCAAGGCCATTACTCGATCGAGTATGGCGCGACGAGATTGAGGAATCGGATGGTACGGTAAGCATTAATGAAACGCAAATTCCCGGTATGAGTGAACACATTGTCGTTAAGCACTCTCATACCTCGATGGTATACTCTCGAGAAGTGGTGAATATTATCGATAAACAATGTAAAGCATTAAATCTAGCTTAG
- a CDS encoding P-II family nitrogen regulator produces the protein MKLINAIIKPFKLDDVREAISEVGVEGLTVSEVRGFGRQKGHTELYRGAEYQVDFLPKVKLEIAVKAEDAERVIEAISKSAHTGKIGDGKIFVYDLEQAVRIRTGEQDTAAL, from the coding sequence ATGAAATTAATCAACGCAATAATTAAACCATTTAAATTGGATGACGTCAGAGAAGCCATCTCTGAAGTCGGTGTCGAAGGCTTAACCGTATCAGAGGTACGCGGTTTTGGTCGTCAAAAAGGTCACACTGAGTTATATCGTGGTGCTGAGTATCAAGTAGACTTTCTGCCAAAAGTAAAGCTAGAAATCGCAGTAAAGGCTGAAGACGCAGAACGCGTCATTGAAGCAATTAGTAAGTCTGCTCATACCGGTAAAATCGGTGATGGTAAGATTTTTGTTTACGACTTAGAACAAGCGGTACGTATTCGTACTGGCGAACAAGACACTGCAGCACTTTAA
- a CDS encoding ammonium transporter — MEELTALSGTVTELRFALDTFYFLLSGVLVMWMAAGFAMLEAGMVRSKNTTEILTKNIALYSIACVMFLLVGYNIMYVDNAEGGILPSIATLIGTQAADADHSLESDFFFQVVFVATAMSIVSGAVAERMKLWSFLIFTVVLTGFIYPVEGYWTWGGGFLSEAGFSDFAGSGIVHMAGAAAALAGVLLLGARKGKYGKNGEIYPIPGSNMPLATLGTFILWMGWFGFNGGSQLLVSDAENATAVGQIFLNTNAAAAAGAVAALLLNKAIWGKADLTMILNGALAGLVTITADPLSPSPLFASLLGALGGMLVVLSITSLDKLKIDDPVGAISVHGVVGFFALMVVPFSNGDATFGAQLYGAFVIFAWVFAASFAVWLVLKKTMGIRVSDEEEYNGVDKSDCGIEAYPEFVSLKG, encoded by the coding sequence ATGGAAGAGTTAACTGCATTATCAGGTACTGTTACAGAGCTGCGCTTTGCACTAGATACCTTTTACTTTTTATTATCGGGCGTATTGGTTATGTGGATGGCAGCAGGTTTTGCCATGCTAGAAGCTGGTATGGTTCGTTCAAAAAATACCACCGAAATCTTAACTAAAAACATCGCATTGTATTCAATTGCTTGTGTGATGTTTTTACTGGTTGGCTACAACATTATGTACGTCGACAACGCCGAAGGTGGTATTTTACCATCAATAGCTACCTTAATTGGCACCCAAGCAGCTGACGCTGATCACTCATTAGAATCAGACTTCTTCTTCCAAGTTGTGTTTGTTGCAACGGCTATGTCGATTGTTTCAGGTGCGGTTGCTGAGCGCATGAAGCTTTGGTCATTCTTAATTTTCACTGTTGTTTTAACCGGCTTTATTTACCCTGTTGAAGGTTATTGGACTTGGGGTGGCGGTTTCTTGTCAGAAGCTGGTTTTAGCGACTTCGCCGGCTCAGGTATTGTTCACATGGCCGGTGCTGCTGCTGCATTAGCGGGTGTATTACTGCTTGGTGCACGTAAAGGTAAATACGGTAAAAACGGCGAGATTTACCCAATTCCTGGTTCAAACATGCCATTAGCCACATTAGGTACATTTATTCTATGGATGGGTTGGTTCGGCTTTAACGGTGGTTCACAGCTACTTGTTTCTGATGCTGAAAATGCGACTGCGGTAGGTCAAATTTTCTTAAACACGAATGCCGCCGCCGCCGCGGGTGCCGTAGCTGCATTACTACTGAACAAAGCTATTTGGGGTAAAGCAGATTTAACTATGATCTTAAACGGCGCATTGGCCGGTCTTGTTACAATCACTGCAGATCCATTATCGCCATCACCGTTATTTGCCAGTTTATTAGGCGCACTAGGTGGTATGCTAGTTGTATTGTCAATAACGTCTCTAGACAAGTTAAAAATCGACGATCCAGTTGGTGCAATATCAGTGCATGGTGTGGTTGGTTTCTTCGCTCTTATGGTTGTTCCGTTTAGCAATGGTGACGCAACATTTGGTGCGCAGTTGTACGGTGCATTCGTTATCTTTGCATGGGTGTTCGCAGCAAGCTTTGCGGTATGGCTAGTATTGAAGAAAACCATGGGTATCCGTGTTAGCGATGAAGAAGAATACAATGGCGTTGACAAATCGGATTGTGGCATTGAAGCCTATCCAGAGTTTGTATCACTGAAGGGCTAA
- a CDS encoding redoxin family protein has translation MLRVAPMLMLLLSVFSTQSYANSASIEQFKQLMQENKGKVVYIDFWASWCIPCKQSFPWMNKMQQKYAERGLKVVTINLDMERSFADEFLRQTPADFTVIYDPKSLIARKFDLKGMPSSYIYNRQGKAVKAHVGFQPERQDEYEAELVALLAQ, from the coding sequence GTGCTAAGAGTCGCGCCAATGTTAATGCTGTTATTGAGCGTTTTTTCTACTCAGAGTTACGCTAATTCAGCCAGTATCGAACAATTTAAGCAACTAATGCAGGAGAACAAAGGCAAGGTAGTATATATCGACTTTTGGGCTTCTTGGTGTATCCCCTGCAAACAGTCTTTTCCATGGATGAATAAGATGCAGCAAAAATATGCAGAACGAGGCTTGAAAGTGGTTACCATTAATTTAGATATGGAAAGGTCGTTCGCTGATGAGTTTTTGCGACAAACGCCTGCAGATTTTACCGTTATTTATGACCCTAAAAGTCTGATAGCTCGTAAGTTTGATTTAAAAGGCATGCCCAGCAGTTATATTTATAATCGCCAAGGGAAAGCGGTAAAAGCGCATGTTGGCTTTCAACCAGAGCGCCAGGATGAGTATGAGGCTGAACTTGTTGCTTTGCTAGCGCAATAA
- the mdh gene encoding malate dehydrogenase — translation MKVAVLGAAGGIGQALSLLLKTQLPAGSELSLYDVAPVVPGVAVDLSHIPTDVTVKGYGADDLATALQGCDIVIIPAGMPRKPGMDRADLFAVNAGIVKTLAEGIVANCPKALVGVITNPVNGTVPIVAEVFKKAGTYEANRVFGVTTLDVIRSETFVAELKGKSTADVKVPVIGGHSGTTILPLLSQVEGVEFTQEEIDALTPRIQNAGTEVVNAKAGGGSATLSMGAAAARFCMSLVRGLQGEEGVVDYAYVQGNTGDAEYFAQPVRLGKNGVEEYLSYGELSAYEQKAKDDMLATLNKDIQEGVDFINA, via the coding sequence ATGAAAGTAGCCGTTTTAGGTGCAGCCGGTGGTATCGGTCAAGCATTATCACTATTGTTAAAAACTCAACTACCTGCTGGTTCTGAATTATCGTTATACGATGTTGCACCAGTTGTTCCTGGTGTTGCTGTTGATTTGTCTCACATCCCAACTGACGTTACTGTAAAAGGCTACGGTGCTGACGACTTAGCCACGGCACTTCAAGGTTGTGATATTGTTATTATCCCTGCTGGTATGCCACGTAAGCCGGGTATGGATCGTGCTGATTTATTTGCGGTAAACGCAGGTATCGTAAAAACATTAGCTGAAGGCATCGTTGCCAACTGTCCAAAAGCACTTGTTGGTGTTATCACTAACCCGGTAAACGGCACTGTACCAATCGTTGCTGAAGTATTCAAAAAAGCAGGTACTTACGAAGCAAATCGCGTATTTGGTGTTACCACTCTTGACGTTATCCGCAGCGAAACGTTTGTTGCTGAGTTAAAAGGCAAATCTACTGCAGACGTTAAAGTACCAGTTATCGGTGGTCACTCAGGTACAACTATCCTACCTCTACTTTCACAAGTTGAAGGTGTTGAGTTTACTCAAGAAGAAATCGATGCATTGACACCTCGTATCCAAAACGCCGGTACTGAAGTTGTTAACGCAAAAGCGGGTGGCGGCTCAGCGACACTTTCTATGGGTGCTGCTGCAGCTCGTTTCTGTATGTCTCTAGTTCGTGGCTTACAAGGTGAAGAAGGTGTTGTAGATTACGCATACGTTCAAGGTAACACCGGCGATGCAGAGTACTTTGCACAACCAGTACGCCTTGGTAAAAACGGTGTTGAAGAGTACCTATCATACGGTGAACTAAGCGCATACGAGCAAAAAGCAAAAGATGACATGCTAGCGACCTTGAATAAAGATATTCAAGAAGGCGTAGACTTTATCAACGCATAA
- the argR gene encoding transcriptional regulator ArgR has translation MSTQQKQEALLNAFKELLKQEQFGSQGDIVDALKAQGFDNVSQSKVSRLLSKFGAVRTRNARQEMVYCLPAELGVPTAKSPLKQLVLDIESNEVMIIVRTSPGAAQLIARLLDSLGKADGVLGTIAGDDTIFISPTSVKDIKPIKDRLFLLFQKMQ, from the coding sequence ATGAGTACACAACAAAAGCAAGAAGCATTATTAAATGCTTTTAAAGAATTATTAAAACAAGAACAATTTGGCTCACAAGGTGACATTGTTGACGCCCTCAAGGCGCAAGGCTTTGACAACGTAAGCCAATCAAAAGTATCTCGCCTGTTAAGCAAGTTTGGCGCGGTACGCACCCGCAATGCACGTCAAGAAATGGTCTACTGTTTACCAGCTGAGCTTGGCGTGCCAACCGCTAAAAGTCCATTGAAGCAGTTGGTTTTGGATATCGAGAGCAACGAAGTGATGATCATTGTTCGCACCAGCCCTGGCGCAGCTCAATTAATTGCTCGCTTACTAGACTCGTTAGGTAAAGCCGATGGTGTATTAGGAACCATCGCCGGTGATGACACGATTTTTATTTCGCCAACGTCGGTAAAAGATATTAAACCGATAAAAGACAGATTATTTTTGCTATTTCAAAAAATGCAGTAA
- a CDS encoding Dyp-type peroxidase, translated as MAIEQFGICAEPNLHSYYLLFNVVDNKNRFIRKTLATLPELFEQYDDQFSEANLNTVIAIGATYWDEYYPKARPSELKPFAHLQVDDRIAPANNFDLFIQIRSDRADVNHLVASKVCSMLNDAVELVEQVKGFRYLDGRDLTGFVDGSENPKGIAKRQVALVNKPSDDMDKGSYLHIQRYRHNMPLWDSISVQQQEDIIGRTKRDDIEYPSADKAPTAHTKRTNLKDLNGNTMEILRQSMPYGHMKTQGLFFVSFCHTPKHFEIQLKSMIEGDEHGNFDHLLKYTQAETGASFFVPSRDLLEKAATM; from the coding sequence ATGGCAATAGAACAATTTGGTATTTGCGCCGAGCCGAACCTGCACAGCTATTATTTACTATTCAATGTAGTTGATAATAAAAATCGTTTTATCCGCAAAACCTTAGCTACCCTCCCTGAACTGTTTGAACAATATGACGATCAGTTTTCTGAGGCGAACCTAAATACCGTTATTGCAATCGGAGCGACATATTGGGATGAGTATTACCCCAAGGCTAGACCTAGTGAGCTAAAGCCATTCGCTCATCTGCAAGTGGATGATCGAATTGCGCCGGCTAATAACTTTGATTTGTTTATTCAAATCCGCAGCGATCGTGCTGACGTTAATCACCTTGTTGCTAGCAAAGTATGTAGCATGCTCAATGACGCGGTCGAGCTTGTCGAACAAGTTAAAGGCTTTCGCTATCTTGATGGTCGTGATCTAACAGGGTTTGTTGATGGTAGTGAAAACCCTAAAGGTATCGCCAAGCGCCAAGTCGCGCTGGTTAATAAGCCCAGCGATGACATGGATAAAGGCAGCTACTTACATATTCAACGTTACCGCCACAACATGCCACTATGGGATAGCATCAGTGTACAGCAACAAGAAGACATTATTGGTCGCACAAAGCGTGATGATATCGAGTACCCGAGTGCCGACAAAGCCCCCACTGCTCACACTAAACGTACCAATTTAAAAGATTTAAATGGTAATACCATGGAAATCTTACGTCAAAGCATGCCTTATGGTCATATGAAAACACAAGGACTGTTCTTTGTGTCGTTTTGTCATACGCCAAAACATTTTGAAATTCAGCTAAAAAGTATGATTGAAGGGGATGAACACGGTAACTTCGATCATTTACTAAAATATACCCAAGCAGAAACCGGGGCGTCTTTTTTCGTGCCATCTCGTGACTTACTGGAAAAAGCGGCAACTATGTAG
- a CDS encoding symmetrical bis(5'-nucleosyl)-tetraphosphatase, with protein MAIYLIGDVQGCYTALQQLVDTIHFNKDTDQLWFCGDLVARGSQSLETLRFIKSLGDSAKTVLGNHDLHLIATYHGIGKVNRKDKLEALLNADDCHELIDWLIAQPLVLALPDYSGYLSHAGLPPEWDADTALLMSDFVQKKLASKKRKRWLRKMYGNLPAKWCHAHSDIEKFRFSINALTRMRFCYQDGALEFSSKASPSANTDKHLQPWFELHGDLSQSPWVFGHWAALQGQASNPHVFALDTGCVWGGTLTALRWHDKQLFSVPA; from the coding sequence ATGGCTATTTACTTAATCGGTGATGTACAGGGGTGTTATACCGCGTTACAACAGCTTGTTGATACGATTCACTTTAATAAAGATACAGATCAACTGTGGTTTTGTGGTGATCTCGTCGCTCGTGGCTCACAGTCATTAGAAACATTACGCTTTATAAAATCGCTTGGCGATAGCGCCAAAACCGTGCTTGGCAACCATGACTTGCACTTAATTGCCACCTACCATGGCATTGGCAAGGTAAACCGTAAAGATAAACTTGAAGCCCTGTTAAACGCTGACGATTGCCACGAATTAATCGATTGGTTGATTGCTCAACCATTAGTGTTAGCGTTACCAGATTATAGTGGTTACCTTTCTCATGCTGGCTTACCGCCTGAATGGGATGCCGATACAGCATTGTTGATGTCGGATTTTGTGCAAAAAAAATTAGCCAGTAAAAAGCGCAAGCGCTGGTTACGCAAAATGTACGGTAATCTGCCAGCAAAATGGTGTCATGCTCACTCTGACATAGAGAAGTTTCGCTTTTCAATCAATGCATTGACAAGAATGCGCTTTTGTTACCAAGATGGTGCACTGGAGTTTTCTAGCAAAGCATCGCCGAGTGCGAATACCGATAAACATCTGCAACCGTGGTTTGAACTGCATGGCGATTTAAGTCAATCACCTTGGGTTTTTGGTCATTGGGCGGCACTGCAAGGGCAAGCTTCAAACCCGCATGTCTTCGCTTTAGATACCGGTTGTGTATGGGGCGGTACATTAACAGCGTTACGTTGGCACGATAAACAACTGTTTTCGGTTCCGGCTTAA